The DNA segment TTTGGCCATGTGTAATTCTCGAGATGACTTTTCACTATTGGTTTCCATCTATGTATATTTGGTTTCCTTCACGCCACGAATATCAGACTTTAGGTTCAAGATTAATTTGGCTTTACATTTATGAATgtacaattaattaattattccacggtcaaatatataattagttTGAAAAATGACATTGGTTAAACAAATTTTGTTTATTCATaacattttttgattttttttgatttttttttgcaaaatgaCCTTCAAATACAAAGAAAATAGAAAGTCTAAACAAAcgtaaaaaaattgagaaaattatatttcaaaatcatgATCAAACAAAAGTTATTTACTTAAATAATTCCCGGCCCAATATATAATTAGATGTGACAATTTTTCACTGTTTTCTTCATAATTAATTCTAGAGGTTTAGGTGTAGCGCAAATTAATATCAATAACGTAGCATTTTTTTAGGAACCAACAAATTCTGAAAAACGCAAAGCTTgagaaaaaaacatttttagtttgtattataattttaattattttaagtcacaatttaaacaaaatgatatgattcacacacacacgtatttataaaaacattttcaTTCAAAATAATAAACCACCGAAGTTTTTAGAACTTTGTCATCGTTGATAGCGTCCCAATAAATGGAAGCAAGTTCGAAATAGACAGAACTCATATCACGCAACCATGATTTCTCAAAGACGGCCGCTTGCCGTCGGTTTCTTAATTGCCATGAACCTTGTAAATCTCGAAATTACTAGAGCGCAAATAGTTAATGAGTGCCTTAACAACGGCAATTACTCAAGTAACAGCACATACAAGTCCAATCTCCAAACTCTCTTCTCCTCTCTCCCTACAAATATTGATATCAATGGATTCTACAATGCCTCCCTGGGCCAGAACCCGGATACGGTCTACGCCTCCGTGCTTTGCAGAGGTGATGTTCAGCTTGATATATGTCGTGACTGTATCCAAGAGACTGCCAATGAACTGGTGAAATCATGCCCCAATTCCAAACAGTCAGCTATGTGGAATGAATTTTGCATGTTACGGTACTCTAATGAATCTATGTTCGGCATATTGGCGGAATATCCAGGGTACTGCATGCATAATACGCTGAACGTCTCGAGTCCGCGCCATTTTCTTGCGGATGTTAATGCCCTACTGCACAATATTAGTATCCAGGCTGCTGATGGTGGTTCTCTGAGAAAAGTTGCCGCTGGGAATAAAAGTACAGTAGATGTTGATACTCTGTTTTCACTCGTTCAGTGTACGCCTGAGGATTGTTCTTGTTGTTTATGTTAGGTTATAAATCCATGACGTGCCCATCCTAAAAGGCTTGCCTATTGGGTGAGGTTGCCTCATGAGTTTATAACTAACTCtttattagtttaatatttcaatgtGGGATATCATAACAATGATAAGAGTTCAAGTGCAGAAGCAGAAGTGGAAATGGAAGCACCACACAGGGAGTCTCGAAAAATTACAAGACCACCTTCATGTCATAAAGATTTTGTTACAGTTTGAGTGTAATTGAATGGGCTTTATATAGGTCTTGTATAGTAACTGAATGTAATTAGGAAAGCCCAATAATGCAGAGGAACTAGCATGTATAAATACAAAGATTTTACGTAAATAAAGGAGACAACATTTAGCTCCCTTTCTCCTCCTTCTTCTCGTAACCTCTCCTCCCTCTGTTCTTCATAGATCACTTTGGGTAGTTGTGTGATTCACATCAGTTTATCTACTGCATTCTTACATATTTCACCATGTTGTTACGGGAAGATAGGGTGTAGAATACTATTTCATAGTTGCATTATCCGTTATGAAATTGTACCCTTTTACAATGAGACCAGGCTTCAAGAGTTACAGGGTCATCTAATTATAACACCTCTGCCGCCATCATTGTCACCAGCAACACTGCCACTGCCACTGCCAGGTAACGGATCGGATGATATATAACTATTTCTTAGAATTTGGAAGAATATTTCTTCTAATATATGGTTATAATATGATACCAAAAATATAGTATGTTCAGccaattatcaatcagagaggGATTACCAGAAACATTATTGAACATAACatttttagaaatttaattTCCTGGATTTGAATTCATTAAGATTTTGCAGGGAAAAAGGATGGTAATAGAACTCGAACGaacatcatcatcgtcatcgttGTTTCAATTGTTGTGTCTCTAATAGCAGCTGTATGGGCTGGCATCCTATTGATAAAACGAACAAAGACGAAACCGGAGGAAGAAGTTAGATGTAGGTTTTCTTTAATTCATCCTTTTCCTAAATATATAACCTTCAGGCTGTAACAGCAATTCCCTAAACCTTCCTCTTTCATTTTGAAGCTGTAGGTGACATTAATATGGCTGATTTTCTACAATACGATTTCCACCAAATCAAAATTGCTACTGATGATTTCTCAGATGCTAACAAACTGGGGCAAGGCGGATTTGGATCCGTTTACAAGGTACGTAcctaaacaaatatatatattggttCAATTTAAAATCTTTTGCAGTCTGTTTTTTCAATTGAATACTTTTTGTGACATAGATAGCGTACATGttagcaagatttgaatatGTTATTATTTAATTACAGGGAAAACTTCTGAATGGACTAGAAATAGCTGTAAAACGAATGTCCTTTGATTCGAGCCATGGTCATGTAGAATTCAAGAATGAAGTCTTACTAGTGGCCAAGGTACAACACCGAAATCTTGTTAGACTCTTGGGTTTTTCTATGGAAGGGGATGAGAGGCTTCTTGTCTATGAGTTTGTTCAGAATGCAAGCCTTGAAAGATTCATATTCGGTATAATTACTTCAGTGTCCTTTGTGCCTGTTAATTGCTAACTCTTTCACTACTCGTGTGATCACATGTTAACATGTATTTGCATGTATCGCAGACCCAATCAAACGGAACGATTTAGATTGGGAGAGGCGTTACAAGATTATTGTAGGAATTGCCAAGGGGCTTTTATATTTGCATGAAGAATCTCGACTCAAAATCATTCACCGGGATCTCAAAGCTAGTAACATACTTCTAGATGAAGATATGAATCCAAAAATTGCAGACTTTGGCATGGCCAAACTTTTTGCTGGTGATGAAACTCATGGCAGTACCAATAGAATTGTGGGAGCTTAGTAAGTACTGTTGCTTCACTTTTAAAGCAGAGACAGATCCAACATGCATTTTGGGAGCATGAGAAAGGTCCCAATGTCTATTCAATAGGTGTTGgggtgaaattttttatttttgtttttttatttttgtttaattaatagtTAGACACTTGAGTTCTTCACCCGCACGGACCACTGACAAATTTGTTTATAAAATTTACCTCGTATTAGTTGTACACTTTTTTTGTCACTTACTTACATATACTAATAACTTGCATTTTATAGTGGGTACGTACATGCCGCCGGAATATGCATTGCACGGACAATTCTCAGTCAAATCCGATGTATTTAGTTTTGGTGtacttattctggaaattctAGCTGGCCAAAGAAACAACTCATTTCAATATGGAGAGAATGTAGAAGACCTCTTAAGTGTGGTAAGAAAATGTTCAGTGCTTAATGCTTTTGAGCCTTATTCTCGAATTTACTGAAGCGAAATATTATCTTCGCGAGCAATTGTAGAGAAGAGGGTTGCTCCCCTTCTCTTCTTGCTTTAATTTCCATAATAATTTTCTGTAAGTTTGCATATAATTGAGTAAAATAACATATTTTGTGCCCCTCAACTTTCACCTTCAATCAAGAATGTTGATTTCCATATTGCTAAGTTATGCTATTATATGCTGGcttatttaagaataaatattttgCAGGCAAGGAAATATTGGTGCCAAGGAACAATTCAAGATTTGATCGATCCAGTATTGCGAGCTAGTTTGGGTTTCTCACGTGATATGTTACGCTGCATTCACTTCGGTTTGTTATGTGCGCAAGAAAATCCAGCAGATAGACCAACTATGACTTCAATCGTTCTTATGCTTAGCAACTTTACCATATTCTTGCCGGGACCTTCACAACCAACGTTTCTTACAACTAGTGACTtctaattaaaaagaatttttaCCAAGTATGAGTtatctatcaattttacttgagTGCAGGTACTTATTAACAGACAAGTGTAGAGGCTCCTTTTTGTTTCGCAGCCTAGCACCTTGATGCTAATACGTGAATATAATTTTTTCAAGATCAGTGAAAGTTAATTTCCTTTGTCTATGGCAAGCATAATTGAATTAGCTGTAATCGTTCTATCTGGAAAATTCACTGCATTTATCTTAAAAGACCCTATAAAATTTTTAGCATCGTTATGTTAAGCGTGCATGAGTAATAGTAATATTGAGATATGATGAGTGACCTACTGCAGACACGCGTCAAATTGCTGAAGTtgtagggttcgatttttttggTCGGTTCGGGTTGTTCGGTTTTTCTGGTCGGTTCCAAATTATTCTTTGTTCACTAAATATCttctcataaaatatatattttaaataaaaatataaataaaattattagttTAATGAAATTTTGTTGTTTTCGGTCGATTCGATTTTTGAATTGTTCATGTACTATCAATTTGACATTTGACCGATAGTTCATGTATCAAAATGAATGACTTTAATGGTTTATAAGTTAACAAAACTCTTAGGCTGCGTTATTTGGGGTGATTATCATGTGATAAGACTATTAATACTAATTCATCCCATGTTtacttaaaaatttataaaaattcctAAACTCAAGGGGCCGTTAATAATTAGATTTGAACATGATTTTTAATCCTCAATTTTATTAAGGATAAATAATCTATGACTTGTATAAATGGAAAGAAAATTAGAAAACTCCAAATATACCCTTATTTCTAATCATTTCTATTATATTTAAAGGGTAAAATTGTGAATTTTTGTTTAATCGCAATTCTAATCACAATCGTAATCAATCACAgtaaacaaattattatttatccatattcCATAACACTCTATATCATATCTAATTAGTTTAATAATCACCTAATAAATTATATCTTCACAATCCTATCAACATAAATAAACGCAGCCTTAGAGTATATGTGCCCAAACCTGAGGAGAAGAATGGAATCCGTAATTTGAATCTCATCTCTTGGCTTTCTCTTTAGTGATCCCAAGAACTCTATCAAATGTACGTTCTCGTTTTTCTACTCAAATGTTTGTGTTTGAGTGCTTTTAAATTTAATGCTTATGATTCTTTTTGCATGTCTGTTTTTGAGATTGGCGTGGTTATTGCGAATAGGGCTGACATACCATACAAAAATACCGAATTTTTCCTAtgtcgtaccgaaattttttcgatatacaaacatttttttagatatatcaaatttttttcgttatctatacggtatcaatatggattttttcaatatcaaaattttaaatcgaTATCGGTATCtgtatcggtatgaatttttttacgGTATACCAAAAAACCACCCCTAAGTGCGAATTATCCTTCCAAGAATTTTGATCGCTCCTTGACTGCGAGGGATGTCAGTCTATTTCTTCGTAAAATCATTGATGGTAGGTACTTTAcctcttttatttttgttaatagAATTCTTTGATTTTTCGGTATAATCTATGCCTCTGCTGCCCTTTTTTTTTGGGGGTGGAAATGAGGTGTTTTTAGATTTCTTTGGAAGATTTGGGTTTGTTATTTTTCCCTCGATTGGGATTCAATTTTCAGATTattattttacattatttttttatacgaATTGTTGATTTCGATTAGGAATTAGATGCTTTTGATAGATTCATGCTTGTGGGTGAAGATTCGAGGATGACAAGTTGATGTTTCCCCACTTTTTGACATTTAGTTGCTATTTGAAATTTGGAAACAAACACGAGTAtatcatatattttttcttgcgtctcaaaaaaaatatattagcgatcaaaaaatatatattgaagtgtgaataaatacataatacatatatatgtttttttatataGCAATAAGCTTTTAAAAGTTTTCGAGGCCATAAAAATTTGTCAATATTAACGAAATCAAattttaacttaataaaaatcTTACATCTTTTTGGTTcattttacattttattttaaaatttaatttaaaacccacaaagtatttttattttgttaattttgtacatcttaaaaaaaaatataagtgaagataattttttttaaaaaaaattagtttttgatTTATGTAAATTATCCACATGTAaagttaataaaaaaatttcaatcgaaaattttaaaataaataaaaatttaatttaaaaacaaaattagaTACCCAATTTTTTGAGATCAAAGGAAATAAGTATTGAGACAAcaagaaatttaaaaacaaataaaaatttaacttAAAACAAAACTATAGAAACCCAATTTTTTGAGACCAATGGAAATAAGTATTGAGACAGccggaaatttaaaaataataaataaaaattaatttaaaaacaaaattagaAATGAATGCTGTAGAAACTAGAGCTGTGATATCGAACCAAAATACCGACTTTTTGAGATATCgtatcgaaattttttcgatatataaacatttttttggtatatcgaattttttttcgatatttgtacggtatcaatatgaattttttccatatcaaaattttgaaatttggatatCGGTATTTGCATGAATTTTTTTCTTACCAATATTTTagatacggtataccgaaaacccacccctaATAGAAACTCGAACCCTTATTTATCTTCGAAAGAAAAAAGGGTCTAACCAACCTCGGCTGCATATGCATGTAATAGTTTGGTAAAatcttatatattaatataatacttaaaattttttttttatatatatatataaaatagtaAAACTTATAAAAATTTTCGGAAGAGCCCGAGTCACACTGTAGGATCGCCCCTACTTGCCCCTACTATCGAGCCAAAGTGCCCAGTACTGCCCACCAATCATTCACCATTTACTGCATTGGAAAGGGTCACCGgccattttttgttttttcatttGGATTTAGTTAGTTTTAAACTTGTctatagttaattttttttttttgagccaTCTATAGTTAATTTCTTGTTGCCATAAAAGTTGTAAAACTTTTTTCTCCTTTAACTATTttagtttttgaaattttaagatatttttcctctcaacattttaaatgagaatttgtatgatttaaattatatatttatacacttataagttttttttttgctttctaCTTTTTAAATGAGAATTTATATGGCTTAAATagtttattaaatgaaaaaaaataaaattaatcacaaatacaaataaaagggaaaagaaaaattaaaaaccactcgattgaaaaaaaatatataattattttatataatatttatccaaatatattattaattattttttactttAAAAGTTTTCTTCTAAAATAGTTTTCCAAACACatttttaacaataaaaaagttttttttataaaattgttgtcaatcacatatttattcttaaaacaaattctaaaatcttttatatttttttaaaaaaacacttttattaAAACCTTTTTGATGTACCCATCCAAATTGGGGGCATTTAAAAAAATGACCTTAGTTGGTCTTTCATTTTGGTCAAATGAccttaaagattttttttaagtcaaTGACCTccattttgattaaaaaaaaccaTTTATCTTAATTTACACTTAACTAATCATTCtactttttgaaaaataaaataattatatattctaAATAACGTGATTGGTCAAATTCATACTTTGACTCTCTCTTATATATTTTCTCCCAGTTTCTCTTCTTCACTTCGatttcttcttctcttctcatTTTCATTCACTCAGCTAGGTATGTAGATTTTGTGATGGTCTTATTTTCTTCTTGTGTGATTTTTTTCTCCATTCACAAGGTAGGTATTCATATTTTGCCCTACTTGTCTTTTTGTAAGCTTGTATGCAGATTTTGTGATGGTCTTTTTGTTTATAATGTTGGTCTCTCATGGTTGTCGTGGATGGTCTTCGTAGTTTATAATGGTCTCTCATAGTTATATGATGGTCTCCTAGCCTTGTTGTGGATGGTCTATGTAGTTTTATAATGGTCTCTCGTAGTTATATGATGGTCTCTCGTAGTTATATGATGGTCTCCTAGCCTTGTCATATATGGTCTCTATAGTTTTATAATGGTCTCTCATAGTTATATGATGGTCTCTTAGCCTATAAATATTTTTGCTCTTGTAGTTATATATTATCTCCAAGCCTTGCCATGGATGGTCTCTGCAATTTTATATGATGGTATTTGTAGTTTTATAATGGTCTCTCATAGTTATATGATGGTCTCCTAGTCTATAATATTGTTGCTCACATAGTTATATGATGGTCTCCTAACCTTGTCGTGATGGTCTCTCATAGTTATATGATGGTCTCTTAACCTTGTCGTGATGATCTCTTATAGTTATATAATGGTCTCCTAGCTTAT comes from the Henckelia pumila isolate YLH828 chromosome 1, ASM3356847v2, whole genome shotgun sequence genome and includes:
- the LOC140870139 gene encoding cysteine-rich receptor-like protein kinase 15, whose translation is MISQRRPLAVGFLIAMNLVNLEITRAQIVNECLNNGNYSSNSTYKSNLQTLFSSLPTNIDINGFYNASLGQNPDTVYASVLCRGDVQLDICRDCIQETANELVKSCPNSKQSAMWNEFCMLRYSNESMFGILAEYPGYCMHNTLNVSSPRHFLADVNALLHNISIQAADGGSLRKVAAGNKSTVDVDTLFSLVQCTPEDCSCCLCSAFLHISPCCYGKIGCRILFHSCIIRYEIVPFYNETRLQELQGHLIITPLPPSLSPATLPLPLPGKKDGNRTRTNIIIVIVVSIVVSLIAAVWAGILLIKRTKTKPEEEVRSVGDINMADFLQYDFHQIKIATDDFSDANKLGQGGFGSVYKGKLLNGLEIAVKRMSFDSSHGHVEFKNEVLLVAKVQHRNLVRLLGFSMEGDERLLVYEFVQNASLERFIFDPIKRNDLDWERRYKIIVGIAKGLLYLHEESRLKIIHRDLKASNILLDEDMNPKIADFGMAKLFAGDETHGSTNRIVGAYTYMPPEYALHGQFSVKSDVFSFGVLILEILAGQRNNSFQYGENVEDLLSVARKYWCQGTIQDLIDPVLRASLGFSRDMLRCIHFGLLCAQENPADRPTMTSIVLMLSNFTIFLPGPSQPTFFRYTNIFLDISNFFRYLYGKQTYKNYFIRHWIGSSNGRVMVKKMGSQKRWLWEEEDVHLSAKYIF